Proteins found in one Primulina eburnea isolate SZY01 chromosome 16, ASM2296580v1, whole genome shotgun sequence genomic segment:
- the LOC140816676 gene encoding uncharacterized protein isoform X3 gives MEMDSPESSKTSAIANDDAETVPAQPFNAPSTLQGFPGLSSPPLVFTSPQLKPNSQQTSLKSRTKFLEASTGKLSGQDEGGKKNITVANSNSAIKKSEWNHQSPDNVAGKEFSVKPEYKYNTTIHEEIVVAASPSITRPNEEVHALEASADVNAAETDIKHEEDILAEQYLKTGFEPSVNHTLTNLDQGDSMNEVFHHRGIRKRCLQFEDAMLKLTSRPTQIPLDDEKPESLCLEIPPTPINQKPAVTIQAVLHPRSSLNSTVNVPKRTSFGLHLNSLFNSVQSASGATIKVKSVSRGNFSIWERNSVPEMNSVAESVTADAEDISIDIHVPMVVSSSSSSSSNNIKCSNNSLVLDSIEDKSIPGIKRKCNIVNDGAAAELNKSNPKKKRKIISESSDGDGCKRCNCKKSKCLKLYCDCFAAGIYCAEPCACQGCLNRPEHVDTVLETRQQIETRNPLAFAPKVVQHIIEPPGSNCGLEEDTMHFTPSSARHKRGCNCKKSMCLKKYCECYQANVGCSDGCRCEGCKNVFGQKGEFGTTKNVLSDEENNEIQDASLVNDSNMLASGDTVHHTEFCSPHNSNPYTPEFQYLNHEKDAAKAWFPPGKYFLSPEPGLPSVPPFLTSPKSPRVLDNDAISETTEEILDLVSFDLESDYGNVETGNEISETHQEPEKTGLLSQRPDSKGWANNLALQSSSRSELYSSARSSHFRGSPNTPVANFSGTKHQQVMDSDHDLFDVMQDDTPEILKDTPTPLNAVKVSSPNKKRVSPPHSRVPKFDSSSPARFRNAVKYILKSVPSFPPLTPCINPKSDSLEQAGNSQNCCGSDQDHE, from the exons ATGGAAATGGACTCTCCTGAATCTTCGAAAACTTCCGCCATTGCGAATGATGATGCTGAAACTGTTCCTGCCCAA CCTTTCAATGCACCTTCAACTCTACAAGGCTTTCCAGGGCTCAGTTCTCCTCCTCTTGTATTCACGTCACCCCAACTCAAACCAAACAGCCAACAGACCTCTCTTAAAAG CAGGACAAAGTTTCTTGAAGCATCAACTGGAAAACTATCTGGGCAGGATGAAGGTGGCAAGAAGAATATCACTGTTGCTAATTCCAATTCAGCCATAAAAAAATCTGAATGGAATCATCAATCACCAGATAATGTTGCAGGCAAGGAATTTTCTGTGAAACCTGAATACAAGTATAATACTACTATACATGAAGAAATAGTTGTTGCTGCATCTCCTTCCATAACTAGGCCAAATGAGGAGGTACATGCACTAGAAGCATCAGCTGATGTAAATGCAGCAGAAACAGATATAAAGCACGAAGAAGATATATTAGCTGAGCAATATCTTAAGACTGGATTTGAGCCGTCTGTGAACCATACTCTTACCAATCTAGATCAAGGAGATTCCATGAATGAG GTTTTTCATCATCGCGGAATACGTAAACGCTGTCTCCAGTTTGAAGATGCCATGCTGAAGTTAACAAGTAGGCCCACTCAGATTCCTTTAGATGATGAGAAACCAGAATCACTATGTTTAGAGATACCGCCAACTCCCATCAATCAGAAACCTGCTGTTACCATACAGGCTGTTTTGCATCCTAGAAGTAGTTTGAATTCTACCGTGAATGTTCCTAAGCGTACAAGTTTTGGCTTGCACCTAAATAGCCTTTTTAATTCTGTACAATCTGCATCTGGTGCAACAATAAAGGTGAAATCAGTTTCAAGGGGTAATTTTAGCATTTGGGAGAGGAACTCAGTACCTGAGATGAACTCTGTGGCAGAAAGTGTTACAGCAGATGCTGAGGATATTAGTATTGATATTCATGTGCCAATGGTAGTTAGTTCTTCATCTTCATCGTCTAGCAACAATATCAAATGTTCAAACAACTCTCTTGTCTTGGATTCAATAGAGGATAAATCAATTCCTGGCATTAAAAGGAAGTGTAACATTGTAAATGATGGGGCTGCAGCAGAGTTAAACAAGTCAAACCCTAAGAAGAAAAG GAAAATAATATCTGAATCCAGTGATGGTGATGGTTGCAAACGCTGCAATTGTAAGAAAAGTAAATGCTTAAAGCT TTACTGTGATTGCTTTGCTGCTGGAATATATTGTGCTGAACCTTGTGCTTGCCAAGGCTGTTTAAACAGACCTGAACATGTTGATACAGTTCTTGAAACACGGCAGCAAATTGAAACTCGCAATCCTCTGGCATTTGCTCCTAAAGTGGTGCAACACATCATCGAGCCACCTGGAAGTAATTGTGGG TTAGAGGAAGATACAATGCACTTCACACCATCTTCTGCAAGACATAAAAGAGGATGCAATTGCAAGAAGTCGATGTGTCTCAAAAAGTACTGTGAGTGCTATCAG GCTAATGTCGGATGCTCAGATGGATGCCGTTGTGAAGGGTGTAAAAATGTCTTCGGCCAAAAGGGAG AATTTGGCACAACTAAGAATGTGTTGAGTGATGAAGAAAATAACGAAATACAAGATGCATCTTTGGTCAATGACTCCAACATGTTGGCATCTGGAGATACTGTACATCATACTGAGTTTTGCAGTCCTCACaattcaaatccttatacaccAGAATTCCAGTATTTGAA CCACGAAAAGGATGCAGCAAAAGCTTGGTTCCCTCCTGGAAAATACTTCCTGTCACCTGAACCTGGTCTCCCCTCTGTACCACCATTTCTAACATCCCCAAAGTCTCCTAGAGTTTTAGATAATGATGCAATCTCAGAAACTACCGAGGAAATTCTGGATCTGGTTTCTTTTGATCTAGAATCAGATTACGGTAATGTAGAAACAGGAAATGAAATCTCAGAAACCCATCAAGAACCTGAGAAAACAGGGCTTCTATCTCAAAGACCAGATTCCAAGGGATGGGCGAATAACTTAGCACTTCAATCTTCTTCCAGGAGTGAACTTTATTCTTCTGCAAGATCATCGCATTTTCGTGGTTCGCCAAACACCCCAGTAGCTAATTTCAGTGGGACTAAACATCAGCAAGTGATGGACTCGgatcatgatttatttgatgtTATGCAAGATGATACACCAGAGATACTGAAGGATACTCCCACACCTCTCAACGCTGTGAAAGTAAGTTCCCCAAATAAAAAACGTGTTTCTCCCCCTCACAGTCGGGTACCCAAGTTTGATTCGAGCTCACCAGCAAGGTTCAGAAATGCAGTCAAATACATACTCAAATCTGTTCCCTCTTTCCCACCTCTTACCCCATGTATCAATCCCAAGAGTGATTCACTTGAGCAGGCGGGCAATTCTCAAAATTGCTGTGGCAGTGACCAAGACCACGAGTAG
- the LOC140816676 gene encoding protein tesmin/TSO1-like CXC 3 isoform X1 has product MEMDSPESSKTSAIANDDAETVPAQESPIFSYISNLSPIQPFNAPSTLQGFPGLSSPPLVFTSPQLKPNSQQTSLKSRTKFLEASTGKLSGQDEGGKKNITVANSNSAIKKSEWNHQSPDNVAGKEFSVKPEYKYNTTIHEEIVVAASPSITRPNEEVHALEASADVNAAETDIKHEEDILAEQYLKTGFEPSVNHTLTNLDQGDSMNEVFHHRGIRKRCLQFEDAMLKLTSRPTQIPLDDEKPESLCLEIPPTPINQKPAVTIQAVLHPRSSLNSTVNVPKRTSFGLHLNSLFNSVQSASGATIKVKSVSRGNFSIWERNSVPEMNSVAESVTADAEDISIDIHVPMVVSSSSSSSSNNIKCSNNSLVLDSIEDKSIPGIKRKCNIVNDGAAAELNKSNPKKKRKIISESSDGDGCKRCNCKKSKCLKLYCDCFAAGIYCAEPCACQGCLNRPEHVDTVLETRQQIETRNPLAFAPKVVQHIIEPPGSNCGLEEDTMHFTPSSARHKRGCNCKKSMCLKKYCECYQANVGCSDGCRCEGCKNVFGQKGEFGTTKNVLSDEENNEIQDASLVNDSNMLASGDTVHHTEFCSPHNSNPYTPEFQYLNHEKDAAKAWFPPGKYFLSPEPGLPSVPPFLTSPKSPRVLDNDAISETTEEILDLVSFDLESDYGNVETGNEISETHQEPEKTGLLSQRPDSKGWANNLALQSSSRSELYSSARSSHFRGSPNTPVANFSGTKHQQVMDSDHDLFDVMQDDTPEILKDTPTPLNAVKVSSPNKKRVSPPHSRVPKFDSSSPARFRNAVKYILKSVPSFPPLTPCINPKSDSLEQAGNSQNCCGSDQDHE; this is encoded by the exons ATGGAAATGGACTCTCCTGAATCTTCGAAAACTTCCGCCATTGCGAATGATGATGCTGAAACTGTTCCTGCCCAA GAATCGCCAATTTTTAGTTACATTAGCAATCTTTCTCCCATACAGCCTTTCAATGCACCTTCAACTCTACAAGGCTTTCCAGGGCTCAGTTCTCCTCCTCTTGTATTCACGTCACCCCAACTCAAACCAAACAGCCAACAGACCTCTCTTAAAAG CAGGACAAAGTTTCTTGAAGCATCAACTGGAAAACTATCTGGGCAGGATGAAGGTGGCAAGAAGAATATCACTGTTGCTAATTCCAATTCAGCCATAAAAAAATCTGAATGGAATCATCAATCACCAGATAATGTTGCAGGCAAGGAATTTTCTGTGAAACCTGAATACAAGTATAATACTACTATACATGAAGAAATAGTTGTTGCTGCATCTCCTTCCATAACTAGGCCAAATGAGGAGGTACATGCACTAGAAGCATCAGCTGATGTAAATGCAGCAGAAACAGATATAAAGCACGAAGAAGATATATTAGCTGAGCAATATCTTAAGACTGGATTTGAGCCGTCTGTGAACCATACTCTTACCAATCTAGATCAAGGAGATTCCATGAATGAG GTTTTTCATCATCGCGGAATACGTAAACGCTGTCTCCAGTTTGAAGATGCCATGCTGAAGTTAACAAGTAGGCCCACTCAGATTCCTTTAGATGATGAGAAACCAGAATCACTATGTTTAGAGATACCGCCAACTCCCATCAATCAGAAACCTGCTGTTACCATACAGGCTGTTTTGCATCCTAGAAGTAGTTTGAATTCTACCGTGAATGTTCCTAAGCGTACAAGTTTTGGCTTGCACCTAAATAGCCTTTTTAATTCTGTACAATCTGCATCTGGTGCAACAATAAAGGTGAAATCAGTTTCAAGGGGTAATTTTAGCATTTGGGAGAGGAACTCAGTACCTGAGATGAACTCTGTGGCAGAAAGTGTTACAGCAGATGCTGAGGATATTAGTATTGATATTCATGTGCCAATGGTAGTTAGTTCTTCATCTTCATCGTCTAGCAACAATATCAAATGTTCAAACAACTCTCTTGTCTTGGATTCAATAGAGGATAAATCAATTCCTGGCATTAAAAGGAAGTGTAACATTGTAAATGATGGGGCTGCAGCAGAGTTAAACAAGTCAAACCCTAAGAAGAAAAG GAAAATAATATCTGAATCCAGTGATGGTGATGGTTGCAAACGCTGCAATTGTAAGAAAAGTAAATGCTTAAAGCT TTACTGTGATTGCTTTGCTGCTGGAATATATTGTGCTGAACCTTGTGCTTGCCAAGGCTGTTTAAACAGACCTGAACATGTTGATACAGTTCTTGAAACACGGCAGCAAATTGAAACTCGCAATCCTCTGGCATTTGCTCCTAAAGTGGTGCAACACATCATCGAGCCACCTGGAAGTAATTGTGGG TTAGAGGAAGATACAATGCACTTCACACCATCTTCTGCAAGACATAAAAGAGGATGCAATTGCAAGAAGTCGATGTGTCTCAAAAAGTACTGTGAGTGCTATCAG GCTAATGTCGGATGCTCAGATGGATGCCGTTGTGAAGGGTGTAAAAATGTCTTCGGCCAAAAGGGAG AATTTGGCACAACTAAGAATGTGTTGAGTGATGAAGAAAATAACGAAATACAAGATGCATCTTTGGTCAATGACTCCAACATGTTGGCATCTGGAGATACTGTACATCATACTGAGTTTTGCAGTCCTCACaattcaaatccttatacaccAGAATTCCAGTATTTGAA CCACGAAAAGGATGCAGCAAAAGCTTGGTTCCCTCCTGGAAAATACTTCCTGTCACCTGAACCTGGTCTCCCCTCTGTACCACCATTTCTAACATCCCCAAAGTCTCCTAGAGTTTTAGATAATGATGCAATCTCAGAAACTACCGAGGAAATTCTGGATCTGGTTTCTTTTGATCTAGAATCAGATTACGGTAATGTAGAAACAGGAAATGAAATCTCAGAAACCCATCAAGAACCTGAGAAAACAGGGCTTCTATCTCAAAGACCAGATTCCAAGGGATGGGCGAATAACTTAGCACTTCAATCTTCTTCCAGGAGTGAACTTTATTCTTCTGCAAGATCATCGCATTTTCGTGGTTCGCCAAACACCCCAGTAGCTAATTTCAGTGGGACTAAACATCAGCAAGTGATGGACTCGgatcatgatttatttgatgtTATGCAAGATGATACACCAGAGATACTGAAGGATACTCCCACACCTCTCAACGCTGTGAAAGTAAGTTCCCCAAATAAAAAACGTGTTTCTCCCCCTCACAGTCGGGTACCCAAGTTTGATTCGAGCTCACCAGCAAGGTTCAGAAATGCAGTCAAATACATACTCAAATCTGTTCCCTCTTTCCCACCTCTTACCCCATGTATCAATCCCAAGAGTGATTCACTTGAGCAGGCGGGCAATTCTCAAAATTGCTGTGGCAGTGACCAAGACCACGAGTAG
- the LOC140816676 gene encoding protein tesmin/TSO1-like CXC 3 isoform X2, with the protein MEMDSPESSKTSAIANDDAETVPAQESPIFSYISNLSPIQPFNAPSTLQGFPGLSSPPLVFTSPQLKPNSQQTSLKRTKFLEASTGKLSGQDEGGKKNITVANSNSAIKKSEWNHQSPDNVAGKEFSVKPEYKYNTTIHEEIVVAASPSITRPNEEVHALEASADVNAAETDIKHEEDILAEQYLKTGFEPSVNHTLTNLDQGDSMNEVFHHRGIRKRCLQFEDAMLKLTSRPTQIPLDDEKPESLCLEIPPTPINQKPAVTIQAVLHPRSSLNSTVNVPKRTSFGLHLNSLFNSVQSASGATIKVKSVSRGNFSIWERNSVPEMNSVAESVTADAEDISIDIHVPMVVSSSSSSSSNNIKCSNNSLVLDSIEDKSIPGIKRKCNIVNDGAAAELNKSNPKKKRKIISESSDGDGCKRCNCKKSKCLKLYCDCFAAGIYCAEPCACQGCLNRPEHVDTVLETRQQIETRNPLAFAPKVVQHIIEPPGSNCGLEEDTMHFTPSSARHKRGCNCKKSMCLKKYCECYQANVGCSDGCRCEGCKNVFGQKGEFGTTKNVLSDEENNEIQDASLVNDSNMLASGDTVHHTEFCSPHNSNPYTPEFQYLNHEKDAAKAWFPPGKYFLSPEPGLPSVPPFLTSPKSPRVLDNDAISETTEEILDLVSFDLESDYGNVETGNEISETHQEPEKTGLLSQRPDSKGWANNLALQSSSRSELYSSARSSHFRGSPNTPVANFSGTKHQQVMDSDHDLFDVMQDDTPEILKDTPTPLNAVKVSSPNKKRVSPPHSRVPKFDSSSPARFRNAVKYILKSVPSFPPLTPCINPKSDSLEQAGNSQNCCGSDQDHE; encoded by the exons ATGGAAATGGACTCTCCTGAATCTTCGAAAACTTCCGCCATTGCGAATGATGATGCTGAAACTGTTCCTGCCCAA GAATCGCCAATTTTTAGTTACATTAGCAATCTTTCTCCCATACAGCCTTTCAATGCACCTTCAACTCTACAAGGCTTTCCAGGGCTCAGTTCTCCTCCTCTTGTATTCACGTCACCCCAACTCAAACCAAACAGCCAACAGACCTCTCTTAAAAG GACAAAGTTTCTTGAAGCATCAACTGGAAAACTATCTGGGCAGGATGAAGGTGGCAAGAAGAATATCACTGTTGCTAATTCCAATTCAGCCATAAAAAAATCTGAATGGAATCATCAATCACCAGATAATGTTGCAGGCAAGGAATTTTCTGTGAAACCTGAATACAAGTATAATACTACTATACATGAAGAAATAGTTGTTGCTGCATCTCCTTCCATAACTAGGCCAAATGAGGAGGTACATGCACTAGAAGCATCAGCTGATGTAAATGCAGCAGAAACAGATATAAAGCACGAAGAAGATATATTAGCTGAGCAATATCTTAAGACTGGATTTGAGCCGTCTGTGAACCATACTCTTACCAATCTAGATCAAGGAGATTCCATGAATGAG GTTTTTCATCATCGCGGAATACGTAAACGCTGTCTCCAGTTTGAAGATGCCATGCTGAAGTTAACAAGTAGGCCCACTCAGATTCCTTTAGATGATGAGAAACCAGAATCACTATGTTTAGAGATACCGCCAACTCCCATCAATCAGAAACCTGCTGTTACCATACAGGCTGTTTTGCATCCTAGAAGTAGTTTGAATTCTACCGTGAATGTTCCTAAGCGTACAAGTTTTGGCTTGCACCTAAATAGCCTTTTTAATTCTGTACAATCTGCATCTGGTGCAACAATAAAGGTGAAATCAGTTTCAAGGGGTAATTTTAGCATTTGGGAGAGGAACTCAGTACCTGAGATGAACTCTGTGGCAGAAAGTGTTACAGCAGATGCTGAGGATATTAGTATTGATATTCATGTGCCAATGGTAGTTAGTTCTTCATCTTCATCGTCTAGCAACAATATCAAATGTTCAAACAACTCTCTTGTCTTGGATTCAATAGAGGATAAATCAATTCCTGGCATTAAAAGGAAGTGTAACATTGTAAATGATGGGGCTGCAGCAGAGTTAAACAAGTCAAACCCTAAGAAGAAAAG GAAAATAATATCTGAATCCAGTGATGGTGATGGTTGCAAACGCTGCAATTGTAAGAAAAGTAAATGCTTAAAGCT TTACTGTGATTGCTTTGCTGCTGGAATATATTGTGCTGAACCTTGTGCTTGCCAAGGCTGTTTAAACAGACCTGAACATGTTGATACAGTTCTTGAAACACGGCAGCAAATTGAAACTCGCAATCCTCTGGCATTTGCTCCTAAAGTGGTGCAACACATCATCGAGCCACCTGGAAGTAATTGTGGG TTAGAGGAAGATACAATGCACTTCACACCATCTTCTGCAAGACATAAAAGAGGATGCAATTGCAAGAAGTCGATGTGTCTCAAAAAGTACTGTGAGTGCTATCAG GCTAATGTCGGATGCTCAGATGGATGCCGTTGTGAAGGGTGTAAAAATGTCTTCGGCCAAAAGGGAG AATTTGGCACAACTAAGAATGTGTTGAGTGATGAAGAAAATAACGAAATACAAGATGCATCTTTGGTCAATGACTCCAACATGTTGGCATCTGGAGATACTGTACATCATACTGAGTTTTGCAGTCCTCACaattcaaatccttatacaccAGAATTCCAGTATTTGAA CCACGAAAAGGATGCAGCAAAAGCTTGGTTCCCTCCTGGAAAATACTTCCTGTCACCTGAACCTGGTCTCCCCTCTGTACCACCATTTCTAACATCCCCAAAGTCTCCTAGAGTTTTAGATAATGATGCAATCTCAGAAACTACCGAGGAAATTCTGGATCTGGTTTCTTTTGATCTAGAATCAGATTACGGTAATGTAGAAACAGGAAATGAAATCTCAGAAACCCATCAAGAACCTGAGAAAACAGGGCTTCTATCTCAAAGACCAGATTCCAAGGGATGGGCGAATAACTTAGCACTTCAATCTTCTTCCAGGAGTGAACTTTATTCTTCTGCAAGATCATCGCATTTTCGTGGTTCGCCAAACACCCCAGTAGCTAATTTCAGTGGGACTAAACATCAGCAAGTGATGGACTCGgatcatgatttatttgatgtTATGCAAGATGATACACCAGAGATACTGAAGGATACTCCCACACCTCTCAACGCTGTGAAAGTAAGTTCCCCAAATAAAAAACGTGTTTCTCCCCCTCACAGTCGGGTACCCAAGTTTGATTCGAGCTCACCAGCAAGGTTCAGAAATGCAGTCAAATACATACTCAAATCTGTTCCCTCTTTCCCACCTCTTACCCCATGTATCAATCCCAAGAGTGATTCACTTGAGCAGGCGGGCAATTCTCAAAATTGCTGTGGCAGTGACCAAGACCACGAGTAG
- the LOC140816676 gene encoding uncharacterized protein isoform X4, which yields MEMDSPESSKTSAIANDDAETVPAQPFNAPSTLQGFPGLSSPPLVFTSPQLKPNSQQTSLKRTKFLEASTGKLSGQDEGGKKNITVANSNSAIKKSEWNHQSPDNVAGKEFSVKPEYKYNTTIHEEIVVAASPSITRPNEEVHALEASADVNAAETDIKHEEDILAEQYLKTGFEPSVNHTLTNLDQGDSMNEVFHHRGIRKRCLQFEDAMLKLTSRPTQIPLDDEKPESLCLEIPPTPINQKPAVTIQAVLHPRSSLNSTVNVPKRTSFGLHLNSLFNSVQSASGATIKVKSVSRGNFSIWERNSVPEMNSVAESVTADAEDISIDIHVPMVVSSSSSSSSNNIKCSNNSLVLDSIEDKSIPGIKRKCNIVNDGAAAELNKSNPKKKRKIISESSDGDGCKRCNCKKSKCLKLYCDCFAAGIYCAEPCACQGCLNRPEHVDTVLETRQQIETRNPLAFAPKVVQHIIEPPGSNCGLEEDTMHFTPSSARHKRGCNCKKSMCLKKYCECYQANVGCSDGCRCEGCKNVFGQKGEFGTTKNVLSDEENNEIQDASLVNDSNMLASGDTVHHTEFCSPHNSNPYTPEFQYLNHEKDAAKAWFPPGKYFLSPEPGLPSVPPFLTSPKSPRVLDNDAISETTEEILDLVSFDLESDYGNVETGNEISETHQEPEKTGLLSQRPDSKGWANNLALQSSSRSELYSSARSSHFRGSPNTPVANFSGTKHQQVMDSDHDLFDVMQDDTPEILKDTPTPLNAVKVSSPNKKRVSPPHSRVPKFDSSSPARFRNAVKYILKSVPSFPPLTPCINPKSDSLEQAGNSQNCCGSDQDHE from the exons ATGGAAATGGACTCTCCTGAATCTTCGAAAACTTCCGCCATTGCGAATGATGATGCTGAAACTGTTCCTGCCCAA CCTTTCAATGCACCTTCAACTCTACAAGGCTTTCCAGGGCTCAGTTCTCCTCCTCTTGTATTCACGTCACCCCAACTCAAACCAAACAGCCAACAGACCTCTCTTAAAAG GACAAAGTTTCTTGAAGCATCAACTGGAAAACTATCTGGGCAGGATGAAGGTGGCAAGAAGAATATCACTGTTGCTAATTCCAATTCAGCCATAAAAAAATCTGAATGGAATCATCAATCACCAGATAATGTTGCAGGCAAGGAATTTTCTGTGAAACCTGAATACAAGTATAATACTACTATACATGAAGAAATAGTTGTTGCTGCATCTCCTTCCATAACTAGGCCAAATGAGGAGGTACATGCACTAGAAGCATCAGCTGATGTAAATGCAGCAGAAACAGATATAAAGCACGAAGAAGATATATTAGCTGAGCAATATCTTAAGACTGGATTTGAGCCGTCTGTGAACCATACTCTTACCAATCTAGATCAAGGAGATTCCATGAATGAG GTTTTTCATCATCGCGGAATACGTAAACGCTGTCTCCAGTTTGAAGATGCCATGCTGAAGTTAACAAGTAGGCCCACTCAGATTCCTTTAGATGATGAGAAACCAGAATCACTATGTTTAGAGATACCGCCAACTCCCATCAATCAGAAACCTGCTGTTACCATACAGGCTGTTTTGCATCCTAGAAGTAGTTTGAATTCTACCGTGAATGTTCCTAAGCGTACAAGTTTTGGCTTGCACCTAAATAGCCTTTTTAATTCTGTACAATCTGCATCTGGTGCAACAATAAAGGTGAAATCAGTTTCAAGGGGTAATTTTAGCATTTGGGAGAGGAACTCAGTACCTGAGATGAACTCTGTGGCAGAAAGTGTTACAGCAGATGCTGAGGATATTAGTATTGATATTCATGTGCCAATGGTAGTTAGTTCTTCATCTTCATCGTCTAGCAACAATATCAAATGTTCAAACAACTCTCTTGTCTTGGATTCAATAGAGGATAAATCAATTCCTGGCATTAAAAGGAAGTGTAACATTGTAAATGATGGGGCTGCAGCAGAGTTAAACAAGTCAAACCCTAAGAAGAAAAG GAAAATAATATCTGAATCCAGTGATGGTGATGGTTGCAAACGCTGCAATTGTAAGAAAAGTAAATGCTTAAAGCT TTACTGTGATTGCTTTGCTGCTGGAATATATTGTGCTGAACCTTGTGCTTGCCAAGGCTGTTTAAACAGACCTGAACATGTTGATACAGTTCTTGAAACACGGCAGCAAATTGAAACTCGCAATCCTCTGGCATTTGCTCCTAAAGTGGTGCAACACATCATCGAGCCACCTGGAAGTAATTGTGGG TTAGAGGAAGATACAATGCACTTCACACCATCTTCTGCAAGACATAAAAGAGGATGCAATTGCAAGAAGTCGATGTGTCTCAAAAAGTACTGTGAGTGCTATCAG GCTAATGTCGGATGCTCAGATGGATGCCGTTGTGAAGGGTGTAAAAATGTCTTCGGCCAAAAGGGAG AATTTGGCACAACTAAGAATGTGTTGAGTGATGAAGAAAATAACGAAATACAAGATGCATCTTTGGTCAATGACTCCAACATGTTGGCATCTGGAGATACTGTACATCATACTGAGTTTTGCAGTCCTCACaattcaaatccttatacaccAGAATTCCAGTATTTGAA CCACGAAAAGGATGCAGCAAAAGCTTGGTTCCCTCCTGGAAAATACTTCCTGTCACCTGAACCTGGTCTCCCCTCTGTACCACCATTTCTAACATCCCCAAAGTCTCCTAGAGTTTTAGATAATGATGCAATCTCAGAAACTACCGAGGAAATTCTGGATCTGGTTTCTTTTGATCTAGAATCAGATTACGGTAATGTAGAAACAGGAAATGAAATCTCAGAAACCCATCAAGAACCTGAGAAAACAGGGCTTCTATCTCAAAGACCAGATTCCAAGGGATGGGCGAATAACTTAGCACTTCAATCTTCTTCCAGGAGTGAACTTTATTCTTCTGCAAGATCATCGCATTTTCGTGGTTCGCCAAACACCCCAGTAGCTAATTTCAGTGGGACTAAACATCAGCAAGTGATGGACTCGgatcatgatttatttgatgtTATGCAAGATGATACACCAGAGATACTGAAGGATACTCCCACACCTCTCAACGCTGTGAAAGTAAGTTCCCCAAATAAAAAACGTGTTTCTCCCCCTCACAGTCGGGTACCCAAGTTTGATTCGAGCTCACCAGCAAGGTTCAGAAATGCAGTCAAATACATACTCAAATCTGTTCCCTCTTTCCCACCTCTTACCCCATGTATCAATCCCAAGAGTGATTCACTTGAGCAGGCGGGCAATTCTCAAAATTGCTGTGGCAGTGACCAAGACCACGAGTAG
- the LOC140817368 gene encoding ethylene-responsive transcription factor LEP-like: MDKSNKNNSASPSKSKRSKANASTDNQQPQDSNRFLGVRRRPWGRYAAEIRDPSTKERHWLGTFDTAEEAALAYDRAARSMRGSRARTNFVYSDMPHGSSVTSIVSPDESYQHHQQQQDFAIFANSQQHNHDEEHQHHLLFFGGEHVNDHDYNYFLNHGTNAAYMEEQQQQNENVGDHELPPLPPDITSSCYSGEPPVVLSETGHGVLNDMRYLELAGSAPYDFDASTFTNITTATTTAFASPSGYGWF; this comes from the coding sequence atggataaatcaaataaaaacaaCTCCGCTTCCCCTTCCAAGAGCAAACGATCAAAGGCGAATGCCTCTACGGATAATCAGCAACCACAAGATTCGAACCGGTTTCTTGGGGTGAGAAGGCGGCCATGGGGGAGGTATGCGGCTGAGATAAGAGACCCTTCAACCAAAGAGAGGCATTGGTTGGGTACTTTCGACACTGCTGAGGAGGCGGCCTTAGCGTACGACCGGGCTGCACGTTCCATGCGTGGCTCCAGGGCTCGAACCAACTTTGTTTACTCAGACATGCCTCATGGTTCGTCGGTCACCTCCATTGTTTCCCCTGACGAATCATACCAGCACCATCAACAACAACAAGATTTCGCCATCTTCGCCAATTCGCAACAGCATAATCATGATGAAGAACACCAACACCATTTGCTTTTCTTTGGTGGAGAACATGTGAATGATCATGACTACAACTATTTTCTTAATCACGGGACTAATGCTGCTTACATGGAggagcagcagcagcagaatGAAAATGTCGGCGACCACGAGCTCCCACCGTTGCCACCGGACATTACTAGCAGCTGCTACTCCGGAGAGCCACCGGTCGTGCTATCAGAAACGGGACACGGAGTTCTGAACGACATGAGGTATCTTGAATTGGCAGGATCAGCTCCATACGATTTCGACGCCTCCACCTTCACCAACATCACTACTGCTACGACTACCGCTTTCGCCTCACCGAGCGGATATGGATGGTTCTGA